A genomic region of Caenorhabditis elegans chromosome V contains the following coding sequences:
- the F21A3.2 gene encoding uncharacterized protein (Confirmed by transcript evidence): MRPHEINQFLIYCILFLFMMLIVSIILLFVSRPIYKFKCKYFPGDQEYELLV, encoded by the coding sequence ATGCGCCCACAcgaaatcaatcaatttttgatctactgtATTTTGTTTCTGTTCATGATGCTCATCGTCTCCATAATTTTgcttttcgtgtcgagacccattTACAAATTTAAATGCAAATATTTTCCCGGTGATCAGGAATATGAGCTTCTCGTATGA
- the acr-18 gene encoding AcetylCholine Receptor (Product from WormBase gene class acr;~Confirmed by transcript evidence), translating to MLIYPCFLILWQILSSHRVHATSHPARTPMRNLYEHLFLDYVKEIRPVRNESESLKVEIKFWLKQILKVDERDQIVNIYCWLELYWIDETLTWDPKKFGNLSRIHVPAHKIWKPDVLVYNNANMNVEENEMETNAIVDNTGRVMLFRSMITDISCNLNLQQFPFDQQICFVTFASWSMDGSKLDLSATPKTDNLELYIRNTEWGLTDFRVKIYQKIYDCCPHPFPDVTYFMVLRRSPSYYIFSLVIPSAFITVVTIVGFFTPHSTTGENTEKVSLGVTALLSMAIIMMMVSDEVPATSEVIPLIGKYYIGLIFLIFMAAFTTTLTLSYQMRGNSGQEVDPRVRDFFFYQIAANPCISWAFSFQLPKKLLRSDHRKQSFFFTNGAAHVNGYSKGALHPNTPPAHIVKMEEITGGGSVKSFVMSQESAATSTLLTSSLMKIKVVLDDMKASIHAERELKRIKFEWQQVTRLIDRCIMFSYILITIAFAMVMLASRDPPIVLNDLIMDSVKST from the exons ATGCTGATTTATCcatgttttctaattttatggCAAATTTTATCATCACACCGAGTTCACGCAACTTCACATCCG gccaGAACACCAATGCGAAATCTCTATGAACACCTTTTCCTGGACTATGTCAAAGAAATCCGACCGGTTCGAAATGAGTCGGAATCTTTGAAAGTAGAGATCAAATTCTGGCTAAAGCAAATTCTCAAAGTAGATGAGCGGGACCAAATCGTGAATATCTACTGTTGGCTCGAGCTTTATTGGATAGACGAAACATTGACTTGGGACcccaaaaaattcggaaatctGTCGAGAATCCACGTGCCTGCtcacaaaatttggaaacccGACGTTTTGGTGTACAATAA cGCTAACATGAACGTCGAAGAGAACGAAATGGAGACAAATGCGATTGTGGATAATACCGGAAGAGTTATGCTTTTTCGATCAATGATAACGGATATCAGTTGTAATTTGAACCTACAACAGTTTCCATTTGATCAACag ATTTGTTTCGTAACATTTGCATCGTGGAGTATGGACGGGAGTAAGCTCGATTTATCAGCCACGCCGAAAACTGACAATTTGGAGTTATACATCAGAAATACCGAATGGGGGTTAACTGATTTCag agtaaaaatctaccaaaaaatCTACGATTGCTGTCCTCACCCATTCCCAGATGTCACCTATTTCATGGTCTTGAGACGATCTCCAAGTTATTACATTTTTAG TTTGGTAATCCCGTCAGCTTTCATCACAGTTGTCACAATTGTTGGTTTCTTCACTCCACACTCAACGACTGGAGAGAACACCGAAAAAGTTTCTTTGGGAGTCACTGCGTTGTTGTCTATGGCTATTATTA tgATGATGGTATCCGATGAAGTTCCAGCAACGTCCGAAGTGATACCTttgattggaaaatattatataGGTTTGATATTTCTAATATTTATGGCCGCATTCACAACGACACTTACTCTATCCTACCAAATGAGAGGAAATAGCGGACaagaa gTTGATCCTCGAGTTCGTGACTTCTTCTTTTACCAAATCGCAGCAAATCCTTGTATTTCGTGGGCTTTCTCGTTTCAACTACCAAAGAAGCTTTTGAGATCGGATCACCGGAAACAG agctTCTTCTTCACCAACGGAGCCGCCCATGTGAACGGCTACTCAAAAGGCGCACTTCACCCGAACACCCCTCCAGCTCACATTGTGAAAATGGAGGAGATAACCGGTGGTGGAAGTGTTAAAAGTTTTGTGATGTCTCAAGAATCTGCGGCAACATCGACACTGTTGACATCGTCGctaatgaaaataaaagttgttttGGATGACATGAAAGCATCAATTCATGCAG AACGCGAACTAAAGCGAATAAAATTCGAGTGGCAACAAGTGACCCGTCTTATCGATCGATGTATCATGTTCAGCTATATTCTCATCACAATTGCCTTCGCCATGGTCATGTTGGCCTCCCGTGACCCGCCAATCGTGCTCAATGATCTTATTATGGATTCGGTGAAGAGCACCTAG
- the F21A3.4 gene encoding Trichohyalin-like (Confirmed by transcript evidence): MDIKVIREKLTLTTSITSESVAEYEHDVDECCRLLEHKLELEMEKKLQLSNRIDVVQSQVTELWDRVDKARRRESDISCRVTAWAQHLSEMMNEVKLKKAKMGTTMEISATLSAEIQESLDLLAEKRVIVQRMREEIDYRRHLHKQQLKDLKLDCDREEEKCEYWNDKSAEIEKVVEMLKEQRKSLGERVEEEKRMEQEQKKMLEELEMLLKKTGKKRQILDENANLVASFSSLTEESS; this comes from the exons ATGGATATCAAAGTGATTCGCGAGAAGTTGACCCTGACAACGTCGATTACG agcgaATCGGTCGCCGAATACGAGCACGATGTCGACGAATGTTGTCGCCTTCTGGAGCACAAGCTCGAGCTGGAAATGGAGAAGAAGCTGCAACTGAGCAATCGGATCGATGTCGTTCAGTCGCAGGTCACCGAACTTTGGGATCGCGTGGATAAGGCGAGACGTCGCGAATCGGACATCTCGTGTCGCGTCACCGCCTGGGCTCAGCATTTGTCGGAGATGATGAATGAG gtGAAGCTGAAAAAGGCTAAGATGGGCACAACGATGGAAATATCCGCGACACTTTCTGCTGAAATTCAAGAAAGTCTGGATTTACTCGCGGAAAAGCGAGTGATTGTTCAGAGAATGCGGGAGGAAATCGACTATCGTCGCCACTTGCACAag caacaaCTCAAAGATTTGAAGCTGGATTGTGACAGAGAGGAGGAGAAATGCGAATATTGGAATGATAAAAGCgctgaaatcgaaaaagttgTGGAAATGCTCAAAGAGCAACGCAAATCGCTTGGCGAACGTGTTGAAGAGGAGAAACGAATGGAGCAGGAGCAGAAGAAGATGCTGGAAGAGCTTGAAATGTTGTTGAAGAAAACTGGGAAGAAACGGCAGATTTTAGATGAAAACGCCAATTTGGTGGCTTCTTTCTCCAGTTTGACCGAGGAAAGCtcttaa
- the acs-2 gene encoding Medium-chain acyl-CoA ligase ACSF2, mitochondrial (Confirmed by transcript evidence) produces MRSILVSRRFAHVLTSTHAAPSTSNIPTTDSHHLTHPSVHRQHTNSYIHGTSNIPLRNETLGQTLRNTTERVPDKEFCVFSKYPIRKTYEEFYHDVRQMAASLYTLGLEKGDRVGVWGPNYYEWVVLQYACAFAGVIQVNVNPHYLHEELRFVMRKTGMKVLFAPKRHKHSNYVHTMLEAMPEMRRGQPGVGHIKSHDIPELRHIVLYGDDVPVHGAWVYSDLIHAAGSAERAKLEDMDRKLRPDEPVNMQFTSGTTGHPKGATLTHFGLNNNAYFAGIRLGWDREDHRICIPNPLYHCFGCAVGVINAVNHGQTVVFPSKSYHVPDIFEAIQNEKCTTMFGTPTMFIDVLKSPLMKQFDISSLRGGVIGGAPCPMALCEKMVKEMRMTDFSVIYGSTETSPLVTMSELHVDPFERIKSVGSVMPHQELAIVDEFGVPVPTGAKGELWSRGYSTMLGYWADHDKTNLAITRDRWYKSGDTATMNEDGTINIVGRTRDMIVKGGENVYPTEIEQFLHKLDYVADAHVVGVPDDRYGENICAWVRLRVEDEGKITAEHIKKACKRGMAHYKVPKYVLIKKESEFPLTISGKVKKFEIQKISKELLGLGTVKSHFTEAVDN; encoded by the exons ATGCGCTCAATCCTCGTATCCCGCCGTTTCGCCCACGTGCTCACAAGCACTCACGCAGCTCCATCCACCTCGAACATCCCAACCACAGATTCTCATCACCTGACCCATCCGTCGGTTCATCGTCAGCACACCAACAGCTACATCCACGGAACCTCGAATATTCCGCTCAGAAATGAGACTTTGGGACAGACACTGAGAAATACTACTGAAAGAGTTCCGGATAAGGAGTTCtgtgttttttccaaataccCAATTAGAAAGACCTATGAGGAGTTCTACCATGAC GTCCGTCAAATGGCAGCCTCGCTCTACACTCTCGGTCTCGAGAAGGGAGATCGTGTCGGAGTCTGGGGACCAAACTACTACGAATGGGTGGTTCTCCAGTATGCATGTGCATTTGCAGGAGTCATTCAGGTCAATGTCAATCCTCACTACCTCCACGAAGAACTTCGTTTTGTGATGAGAAAAACTGGAATGAAGGTGCTCTTTGCACCAAAGAGACACAAGCACAGCAACTATGTTCACACAATGCTTGAG GCAATGCCAGAAATGCGACGTGGCCAGCCAGGAGTTGGACACATCAAATCCCATGACATCCCAGAGCTCCGCCACATTGTGCTCTACGGAGATGACGTCCCCGTCCACGGAGCCTGGGTCTACTCTGACTTAATCCATGCTGCTGGAAGTGCAGAACGCGCAAAGCTGGAAGACATGGATCGCAAACTTCGACCGGATGAGCCAGTAAACATGCAATTCACAAGTGGAACCACTGGTCATCCAAAAGGAGCAACTCTGACCCATTTCGGGCTGAACAACAACGCATATTTCGCAGGAATTCGCCTTGGATGGGATAGAGAGGATCACAGAATCTGTATCCCAAACCCTCTTTACCATTGCTTCGGATGTGCGGTCGGAGTGATCAACGCGGTCAATCATGGACAAACTGTGGTCTTCCCATCAAAGTCCTACCATGTTCCGGATATCTTCGAGGCTATTCAAAATGAGAAATGCACCACGATGTTCGGCACACCGACCATGTTTATTGACGTGCTCAAGTCTCCACTTATGAAGCAATTCGACATCTCATCCCTTCGAGGGGGTGTTATCGGAGGAGCCCCATGTCCGATGGCTTTGTGCGAGAAGATGGTGAAGGAGATGAGAATGactgatttttcagtgatctATGGATCTACCGAGAC ATCCCCTCTAGTCACCATGTCGGAACTCCACGTGGATCCATTCGAGCGAATCAAGTCCGTCGGGTCAGTGATGCCACATCAAGAACTCGCCATTGTCGATGAATTTGGAGTCCCCGTGCCAACTGGAGCTAAAGGAGAGCTCTGGTCTCGTGGCTACTCGACTATGCTCGGCTACTGGGCCGACCACGACAAGACCAACTTGGCAATTACACGTGATCGCTGGTACAAATCTGGAGATACCGCCACGATGAACGAGGATGGAACTATCAATATTGTCGGTAGAACTCGTGACATGATTGTGAAGGGTGGTGAGAACGTCTATCCGACCGAAATCGAGCAGTTCTTGCATAAGTTGGACTATGTCGCTGATGCTCAT gtcGTCGGTGTGCCAGATGACAGGTACGGAGAGAACATCTGCGCCTGGGTGCGTCTTCGCGTTGAGGATGAAGGAAAGATCACCGCGGAGCACATTAAGAAGGCTTGTAAGAGAGGA atggCTCACTACAAGGTTCCAAAGTACGTGCTCATCAAAAAGGAGTCCGAATTCCCTCTCACAATTTCCGGAAAAGTCAAGAAATTCGAAATCCAAAAGATTTCCAAAGAGCTGTTGGGTCTCGGAACTGTCAAGTCTCACTTCACAGAAGCTGTCGACAATTAA
- the lsm-5 gene encoding U6 snRNA-associated Sm-like protein LSm5 (Confirmed by transcript evidence), which translates to MATSTSTNPNTLLPLELIDKCIGSKIWVIMKNDKEIVGTLTGFDDYVNMVLEDVVEYENTADGKRMTKLDTILLNGNHITMLVPGGEGPEI; encoded by the coding sequence ATGGCAACCTCAACATCCACCAACCCAAACACACTTCTCCCACTGGAGCTCATTGACAAGTGCATCGGCTCGAAAATCTGGGTGATAATGAAGAACGACAAGGAGATCGTCGGCACTCTGACAGGCTTCGATGACTACGTGAACATGGTTCTGGAGGACGTCGTCGAATACGAGAACACCGCCGACGGCAAGCGAATGACCAAGTTGGACACGATTCTTCTCAACGGAAATCACATCACGATGCTCGTGCCGGGAGGAGAAGGACCAGAGATTTAA
- the F21A3.11 gene encoding Purple acid phosphatase (Confirmed by transcript evidence) codes for MLQWTTKNFILTYFFTLISTHEYLPINRIPEWKSKINGNIGPSFGQPEQIHLAYGGDPTSYSITWMTYDDTLKSIVEYGTDISDLEHSVEGRCAVFLDGQKHSVWRYIHRVNLTGLVPGTRYFYHVGSDHGWSPIFFFTALKEREDGGFIYAVYGDLGVENGRSLGHIQKMAQKGQLDMVLHVGDFAYNMDESNGETGDEFFRQIEPVAGYIPYMATVGNHEYYNNFTHYVNRFTMPNSEHNLFYSYDVGPVHFVVFSTEFYFYTQWGYHQMENQYNWLINDLKKANSNRHNIPWIITMGHRPMYCSDFDGDDCTKYESVIRTGLPLTHGYALEKLFYEYGVDVELWAHEHSYERLWPVYNRTVYNGTRHPYVDPPAPVHIITGSAGCRENTDVFVEHPPPWSAVRSTDYGFGVMRVYNSTHLNFKQINVAQEGKIDDDFWVVKSSPKHHRPFKHRDLKRLRTYGTHIPKHHCHHKSHCDKTRRRRKHSRHSHVEI; via the exons ATGTTACAGTGGAccactaaaaatttcattttaaccTACTTTTTCACATTAATATCCACTCATGAGTACCTACCAATAAACCGAATACCCGAATGGAAGTCCAAAATTAACGGTAACATTGGACCATCGTTCGGTCAGCCTGAACAGATCCACTTGGCTTATGGAGGGGATCCTACTAGTTATTCGATTACTTGGATGACCTATGATGATACTTTAAAATCAATTGTGGAGTACGGTACTGATATCAGTGATTTGGAGCACTCCGTGGAAGGAAGGTGTGCTGTGTTTTTAGATGGACAAAAGCATAGTGTCTGGAGATATATTCATCGGGTTAATTTGACCGGTTTAGTGCCTGGCACTCGATATT tttatcaTGTTGGCTCTGACCATGGCTGGAGCCCAATATTCTTTTTCACAGCTCTAAAAGAGCGTGAGGACGGTGGATTTATTTACGCAGTCTATGGAGATCTGGGGGTCGAGAACGGGCGATCTCTGGGACATATTCAGAAAATGGCACAAAAAGGGCAACTCGATATGGTTTTACACGTTG gagATTTCGCGTACAACATGGACGAGTCGAATGGAGAGACTGGCGATGAGTTCTTCCGTCAAATTGAACCAGTTGCAGGGTATATTCCGTATATGGCGACTGTGGGGAATCATGAGTATTACAATAATTTCACGCATTATGTAAATCGGTTCACTATGCCCAATTCGGAGCACAATTTGTTTTATAG ctatgaCGTTGGCCCAGTGCACTTTGTTGTATTCTCCACCGAATTCTACTTCTACACACAATGGGGATACCATCAAATGGAAAATCAGTACAATTGGTTGATCAATGACTTGAAG aaagccAACTCCAATCGCCACAATATCCCATGGATCATAACCATGGGCCATCGACCCATGTATTGTTCGGATTTCGACGGCGATGATTGTACGAAATATGAATCTGTG attcgAACGGGCCTTCCATTGACTCATGGATACGCGCTGGAAAAGTTGTTCTACGAATATGGCGTCGATGTGGAGCTATGGGCACACGAGCACAGTTACGAGAGGCTATGGCCGGTGTACAATCGAACTGTGTATAATGGGACACGGCATCCATATGTGGATCCGCCGGCGCCTGTACACATTATCACGGGATCGGCG GGTTGCCGAGAAAACACGGACGTCTTCGTTGAGCATCCGCCTCCATGGAGTGCCGTAAGATCCACTGATTATGGTTTTGGAGTGATGAGGGTTTACAACTCGACCCACTTGAACTTCAAGCAGATAAATGTAGCGCAG gaaggCAAAATAGACGACGACTTCTGGGTTGTAAAGTCATCGCCGAAGCACCATAGGCCGTTCAAGCATCGTGATTTGAAACGTCTTAGAACTTATGGAACCCATATTCCAAAACATCATTGTCATCACAAATCACATTGTGATAAGACGAGAAGACGGAGAAAACATTCAAGGCATTCCCatgtggaaatttga
- the glb-14 gene encoding Globin domain-containing protein (Confirmed by transcript evidence), whose amino-acid sequence MYRQLIEQHIEEVNVQRDARPQNSLKEPTIIEHKEQKKSSEKPVTIIVEKPAKVAEKPKTTSSEKENAVPVDPLARKIIDETSRLSDRQRDVLQKTFAPILQDCVRNGLKIFVRLFSEYPRYKLIWPQFRAIPDSSLMNAVELRRHASVYLNGLGKIIDSMRDEEALGKSMSRIAVAHIKWNVQRNHVIHMIEPVLEVVKECNGYQLDDETRQAWTVLYQVIADLIEVFRCRALND is encoded by the exons atgtatcGTCAACTTATTGAACAGCACATCGAAGAAGTGAATGTCCAACGGGATGCGAGGCCACAAAATTCGCTCAAAGAGCCCACAATCATTGAGCACAAAGAGCAAAAGAAGTCGTCGGAGAAGCCTGTCACAATAATTGTAGAAAAACCTGCGAAAGTGGCTGAGAAACCGAAAACGACGTCCTCCGAGAAAGAGAATGCGGTTCCCGTTGACCCACTCG cTCGAAAAATCATCGATGAGACTTCCCGTCTGTCGGATCGTCAGAGAGATGTTCTTCAGAAAACATTTGCTCCAATCTTGCAAGATTGTGTCAGAAACGGCTTGAAAATCTTCGTCCG attattctcCGAGTATCCACGCTACAAGTTGATTTGGCCACAATTCCGAGCAATCCCTGATTCAAGTCTAATGAATGCAGTAGAGTTGAG AAGACACGCTTCAGTGTACCTGAACGGCCTTGGAAAGATCATAGACTCGATGAGAGACGAGGAGGCATTGGGAAAATCAATGTCAAGAATCGCAGTGGCTCATATCAAGTGGAATGTTCAGAGGAATCATGTTATT CACATGATTGAGCCTGTTCTGGAAGTCGTGAAGGAGTGTAATGGCTATCAGTTGGACGATGAGACACGGCAAGCATGGACAGTTTTGTATCAAGTTATTGCGGAtttgattgaagtttttcgTTGTCGTGCGTTGAACGACTAA
- the prde-1 gene encoding piRNA biogenesis factor prde-1 (Confirmed by transcript evidence) has translation MNRNRKGHDLENIEHRFTDEDLAGLKEQKLFNGKWIILEKKEKRGAAYCYLVCDKPCKKFGILYLEIGEDNVTTIANQVDFYHQQSSLGYSHRFSALIDAGIINNHVFFMVVRIRAGPTLHDLLKCLSSDKMSVTTASFLAVDMISAIEILSASGWVLRNFDSKQWMLDIKTRQFYLADATDITVSSDKRHRAIDEIHLRTAESIDLHWKTGDLIYAPRSFVDRDQSHRMTELDMMEMMLYVLYDWTHGKLPWKSSKSRERIMEMKELFIENLQKEPEETNKVEQQIDVDVWFDIALRNFAKHLKVAKEEQEKLEKLPVRGGAWCPKGPRAGAQISTVNYRGIIDDFYKIVCSGRPAWALHWRDVMLDWDRKLENTPETSKMFEAYEKHQRSLEISEEWERLQATREHYTVMKNHTETEMAKNQAAIVEYLMPEEEAKEEPIDKKKDPEEEAAAAVVGKKRRGRKPKKKDDPKMELKDEVKDLKDFVVEESTSASSSAPKKRPCCSSGSPLKSSGGRRRGCEIRRK, from the exons atgaacagaaaTCGCAAAGGACACGATTTAGAAAACATTGAGCATCGATTCACCGATGAGGACTTGGCAGGTCTGAAGGAGCAAAAGCTTTTTAATGGTAAATGGattattttggagaaaaaggagaaacgAGGAGCCGCGTATTGTTATCTTGTGTGTGACAAGCCGTGCAAGAAATTT ggGATTCTTTACTTGGAAATCGGCGAGGACAACGTGACAACCATCGCGAATCAAGTAGATTTCTATCATCAGCAATCGTCACTTGGCTATTCTCATCGATTTTCCGCTTTAATTGATGCCGGAATCATAAATAATCACGTCTTCTTCATGGTCGTCAGAATCCGTGCAGGACCCACTTTACATGATCTTTTAAAATGTCTGAGCAGTGATAAAATGTCCGTAACTACTGCCAGTTTCCTCGCTGTCGACATGATTTCTGCTATCGAAATTCTGTCAGCTTCCGGATgggttttgagaaatttcgacTCGAAACAATGGATGTTGGATATCAAAACGAGGCAGTTTTATTTGGCCGATGCTACTGAT atcACCGTCTCCTCTGACAAACGTCACCGTGCCATCGACGAGATTCATCTCAGAACAGCCGAATCTATAGATTTGCATTGGAAAACCGGAGATTTGATCTACGCGCCGCGCTCTTTTGTCGATCGAGATCAATCTCATCGAATGACTGAATTGGATATGATGGAAATGATGCTCTATGTGCTCTACGATTGGACACATGGAAAATTGCCGTGGAAATCGTCGAAATCCAGAGAAAGAATTATGGAAATGAAGGAAttgttcattgaaaatttgcaaaaagagCCGGAAGAAACGAATAAAGTCGAGCAGCAAATTGATGTTGATGTTTGGTTCGATATCGC actccgAAACTTTGCAAAACATCTGAAAGTGGCAAAAGAAGAGCaagaaaagcttgaaaaactgCCGGTTCGTGGTGGAGCATGGTGTCCAAAGGGTCCACGTGCTGGAGCACAAATTTCGACT GTGAATTATCGTGGAATCATTGACGATTTCTACAAAATTGTGTGCAGCGGACGACCGGCTTGGGCTCTTCATTGGCGGGATGTAATGCTCGATTGGGACCGGAAACTGGAGAATACG ccAGAAACATCGAAAATGTTCGAAGCCTACGAAAAACACCAGAGATCTCTCGAAATTTCGGAAGAATGGGAACGTCTACAAGCGACTCGCGAACATTATACAGTGATGAAAAATCACACAGAAACGGAAATGGCAAAGAATCAGGCGGCAATTGTTGAGTATTTGATGCCAGAAGAAGAAGCTAAAGAGGAACCTATTGATAAGAAGAAAGAtccagaagaagaagcagcagCAGCTGTTGTAGGGAAgaaaagaagaggaagaaagCCTAAAAAGAAGGATGATCCGAAAATGGAATTGAAGGATGAAGTGAAAGATTTGAAAGATTTCGTGGTTGAAG AAAGCACGTCGGCCTCTTCTAGTGCACCAAAAAAACGACCGTGCTGCTCGTCTGGCTCGCCGTTAAAATCGTCCGGTGGAAGAAGACGTGGTTGTGAAATCAgaagaaaatga
- the srh-276 gene encoding Serpentine Receptor, class H (Partially confirmed by transcript evidence) yields the protein MCMNTSFAKFLDTPQFLSTTMYTITIIGLPVHIFGGLCVVFKTPTQMCNMKWPMLTLLLWSASLDLSFGFLVIPFMYQPVLAGYSLGILNGFGVPLRVMYYICVVQIAGVTVSVCALFETRFFILYAKQSCWKHLRRPWLILNYTICVVYMIPTYLSIPDQKTGKAYQFSKYPCLPQEVYDEKVFLLTTWSTGYAYNMSLNTAVQQTLIFVFLIYWNMRKSMVEVKMSKRTLDMHRTFLKTIILQVTIPLITVMGPLMLNFFTIYNSYYNQGANNLSISMMATHGLVSSLAMIYLHKSYWATLLQILSPKFIFEDRETMMFSRVHQHPQQFS from the exons ATGTGTATGAACACTTCATTCGCCAAATTTCTGGACACTCCACAATTCCTATCAACAACTATGTATACAATTACAATAATTGGTCTTCCCGTTCACATATTCGGCGGATTATGTGTAGTTTTTAAGACACCGACTCAAATGTGTAATATGAAATGGCCAATGTTAACCTTATTACTATGGAGTGCTTCTTTAGATTTAAGCTTTGGGTTTTTAGTTATTCCATTTATGTATCAACCTGTTCTAGCTGGGTATTCTCTTGGAATTTTAAATGGTTTCGGTGTTCCTTTAAGGGTTATGTACTACATTTGTGTCGTGCAAATTGCAG GAGTCACCGTATCCGTGTGCGCCCTTTTCGAGACCCGCTTCTTCATTCTCTACGCCAAACAAAGCTGCTGGAAGCACCTACGTCGGCCCTGGCTGATCCTCAACTACACAATCTGCGTTGTTTACATGATTCCTACTTATCTATCAATTCCTGATCAGAAAACTGGAAAAGCCTATCAATTCTCGAAATATCCATGTCTTCCCCAAGAGGTTTACGATGAGAAAGTGTTTTTATTGACTACCTGGAGCACTGGTTACGCGTATAATATGAGCCTGAACACCGCTGTACAACAAACGctgatttttgtgtttttgattTATTGGAATATGCGAAAGTCGATGGTCGAggtgaaaatgtcaaaaaggaCATTGGATATGCATAGGACTTTTTTGAAGACTATAATATTGCAg GTAACAATCCCCCTTATCACAGTGATGGGTCCGCTGATGCTCAATTTCTTCACAATTTACAATTCCTACTACAATCAGGGAGCCAATAATCTATCAATTTCCATGATGGCCACCCATGGATTAGTGTCTTCACTTGCAATGATCTACCTCCATAAGTCTTATTGGGCGACACTTTTGCAGATTTTGTCACCCAAGTTCATATTTGAAGATCGAGAGACAATGATGTTCTCGAGGGTTCATCAGCATCCTCAGCAGTTttcataa
- the fbxa-95 gene encoding F-box domain-containing protein (Confirmed by transcript evidence), producing MSQIALRDSYSLSVTSNEATVVEIVEDLDSMKLSGKKPPSFSDMPLAVLHNILDHVKPIDRLIVRKVSRRFRDTVDDHDPGFKAMVVLTGAREDVILKFDDLCVFYCRNGAGCSIKFNKHGALREKKIKNGSYLKLASADLKMIINNPKLRLESFELDFVKIPYTADQKANMEVVQMLLKSPKKLDVEKLKIVGFHQEQIPMVLQYFERDHIQELNFGGAVCLGHPGRYAELKQLSHIQIQSMKKVAEQDAAHILELLKRSATIKSINITSCFGQDFSEAVKILQPNFARRPSGGTDFSINGKEFHVEFNVQNIKIEKKVR from the exons ATGTCTCAAATAGCTCTCCGCGACTCTTATTCCCTATCCGTGACATCAAATGAAGCGACTGTCGTCGAAATCGTTGAAGATTTGGATTCGATGAAGCT gTCGGGGAAGAAGCCACCATCATTTTCCGATATGCCACTCGCCGTTCTTCACAATATCTTGGATCACGTGAAGCCAATTGATCG GCTTATCGTTCGCAAAGTTTCCCGTCGCTTCCGTGACACCGTCGACGATCATGATCCTGGTTTCAAGGCAATGGTCGTTCTCACCGGTGCGCGCGAAGATGTCATCCTGAAATTCGACGACTTGTGCGTTTTTTATTGTCGAAATGGCGCCGGATGCTCCATCAAGTTCAATAAGCATGGAGCActtcgcgaaaaaaaaatcaagaacgGAAGCTATTTGAAGCTGGCTTCTGCCGACTTAAAAATGATTATCAATAATCCGAAACTTCGTCTGGAGTCTTTTGAGCTCGATTTTGTCAAGATTCCGTATACCGCCGACCAAAAAGCAAACATGGAAGTCGTTCAAATGTTGCTGAAGTCACCTAAAAAATTAGACGTCGAAAAGCTCAAAATCGTTGGATTCCATCAGGAACAAATCCCGATGgttcttcaatattttgaaagagATCACATTCAAGAGCTGAACTTCGGAGGTGCCGTTTGCCTCGGACATCCTGGAAGATATGCCGAGTTGAAACAATTGAGCCATATTCAGATCCAGAGCATGAAAAAGGTTGCGGAACAAGATGCGGCGCATATCCTTGAG CTTCTCAAACGCTCTGCCACCATCAAATCGATCAACATCACGTCATGTTTCGGACAGGACTTCAGTGAGGCCGTCAAAATCCTTCAGCCGAATTTCGCCAGAAGACCTAGTGGCGGCACCGACTTCTCCATCAACGGCAAGGAATTCCATGTCGAGTTTAATgttcaaaacattaaaatcgaaaagaaaGTTCGctaa